A stretch of Gymnodinialimonas phycosphaerae DNA encodes these proteins:
- a CDS encoding Hint domain-containing protein has product MTCSPDPARQSLAADTLIETATGMRPLQYLTVGEKVKTRAGTFQPITGIIHAHFTTCQLQDTPDLAPIRFDPGALPGMPEDTATLVSPDCPIAWAEGANGIDHFPARAFCDGGLIRRVIPEDGIHYIRLLFATPQEICAGNIWLELCREDRSDADRSCRVPKLVHEIRVFRPIRA; this is encoded by the coding sequence GTGACTTGCTCGCCCGATCCGGCGCGGCAATCCCTTGCCGCCGATACCCTGATCGAAACCGCCACCGGGATGCGCCCACTGCAATACCTTACGGTTGGCGAGAAGGTGAAGACCCGCGCGGGCACGTTTCAGCCGATCACCGGGATCATCCACGCCCATTTCACCACGTGCCAGCTTCAGGACACCCCGGACCTCGCCCCGATCCGTTTCGATCCCGGCGCGTTGCCCGGGATGCCGGAAGACACCGCAACGCTTGTGTCCCCGGATTGCCCCATCGCCTGGGCCGAAGGCGCGAACGGCATTGACCACTTCCCCGCCCGTGCCTTCTGTGACGGCGGACTGATCCGCCGCGTCATTCCCGAGGACGGCATCCATTATATCCGGCTGCTTTTCGCGACCCCGCAAGAAATCTGCGCTGGCAACATCTGGCTGGAACTGTGCCGCGAGGACCGTAGCGACGCCGACAGGTCATGCCGCGTCCCCAAGCTGGTGCACGAGATCCGGGTTTTCAGACCCATTCGCGCCTGA
- a CDS encoding pentapeptide repeat-containing protein, which translates to MDATTTITLPLPPDTLMILLVLFGLGLASYVIFAVLPKSDNPPRNNPIDRLATSLGFRLTGSFEAMLLFLVICVYAVVFAFAAIISLRALGGILLVANTDVTAPTQPRAGLAFGTLLAAILGAPFIIWRSWIAAKQTAVAEESLFNDKINAAAQDLAARRQVTKAVAPGGSYEKHQDFWEDDLVTRAAAIDRLEGLALEAMARGDYPPAQRIARMLSIYLQELSRAYPPQNRSQNLASGDIRTWAGTLTPIRPDMHRAAQSLGRINPKDKAQRAAFGPANIDLRRCNLQGFDLSSLEFSGALLAFANLCNSSLSQSKIQSADFDGANLTNCNLSNVEVSGMTFRHTDFGFAIFSGSAFRHCTFQSCQFSGSAFNNSSFIGCFFERAWFGSTSFGAAPIALSDFSGSAIREASPTTIGALSSVAESFFTDGTSKRSFEILVRQLKGTIGEHFNPTWPTHWSEERLSIEANELGESDFLTQWRAFAASLDPPVAIAPDYGRPPP; encoded by the coding sequence ATGGACGCGACAACCACGATAACCCTGCCCCTTCCGCCGGATACCTTGATGATCCTCTTGGTATTGTTCGGCTTGGGCCTTGCAAGCTACGTGATCTTTGCGGTGCTCCCGAAGTCCGATAACCCGCCGCGCAACAACCCCATAGACCGCCTAGCCACCAGCCTTGGGTTTCGTCTGACCGGATCTTTCGAAGCCATGCTCCTGTTCCTCGTCATCTGCGTCTATGCCGTCGTTTTCGCCTTCGCCGCCATCATCTCTCTGCGCGCGCTGGGTGGCATCCTTCTGGTTGCAAACACCGATGTCACAGCCCCCACCCAACCCCGCGCAGGCCTTGCTTTCGGCACACTCCTTGCCGCCATCCTCGGCGCGCCCTTCATCATCTGGCGCTCGTGGATCGCGGCCAAGCAAACGGCAGTGGCGGAAGAGAGCCTGTTCAACGACAAGATCAACGCCGCCGCCCAAGACCTCGCAGCGCGGCGGCAAGTGACCAAAGCCGTTGCGCCCGGCGGAAGCTACGAAAAGCATCAGGATTTCTGGGAAGACGACCTCGTCACCCGCGCCGCCGCCATTGACCGGCTGGAGGGCCTCGCACTCGAAGCCATGGCACGCGGCGATTATCCCCCTGCTCAGCGCATCGCCCGCATGCTTTCCATCTACTTGCAGGAGCTCAGCCGCGCCTACCCGCCGCAGAACAGGTCCCAAAACTTAGCTTCGGGCGACATTCGTACGTGGGCCGGAACACTTACCCCAATCCGACCCGACATGCACCGAGCTGCCCAAAGCCTTGGGCGTATCAATCCTAAAGATAAGGCACAGCGCGCCGCCTTTGGTCCCGCCAACATTGACCTGCGCCGCTGCAACCTACAGGGTTTTGATCTGTCCAGTCTTGAATTCTCGGGTGCTTTGCTTGCTTTCGCAAACTTATGCAACTCCAGCTTGTCCCAAAGCAAAATTCAATCAGCGGACTTCGACGGTGCAAATCTTACAAATTGCAACTTGAGCAACGTTGAAGTCTCAGGAATGACGTTTCGGCACACTGACTTTGGGTTTGCGATTTTCTCTGGATCTGCGTTTCGTCATTGTACTTTCCAAAGCTGCCAATTCTCAGGCAGCGCATTCAATAATTCTTCGTTCATAGGTTGCTTTTTTGAAAGAGCGTGGTTTGGCTCAACCTCTTTTGGAGCTGCTCCTATTGCGCTCAGCGACTTTTCAGGGAGCGCCATTCGCGAAGCTTCGCCAACCACAATCGGGGCCTTGTCATCGGTAGCTGAGAGTTTTTTCACCGATGGTACAAGTAAGCGGTCGTTTGAAATTCTAGTTCGGCAGCTAAAGGGAACCATTGGCGAACACTTCAATCCGACGTGGCCAACGCACTGGTCAGAAGAGCGATTGTCAATTGAAGCAAACGAGTTGGGAGAAAGTGACTTCCTCACCCAATGGCGCGCCTTCGCTGCTTCCCTCGACCCGCCCGTCGCCATCGCGCCCGACTATGGCCGACCGCCCCCATGA
- the secD gene encoding protein translocase subunit SecD has product MLQIPLWNRLFIVLTVLVGLSFAMPNFFYGTVERHNDALAEIERTGIETPEQTADIAAWPSFLPATLVNLGLDLRGGAHLLAEVRVEDVYVQRMDSLWPEVRDALRELRDVVGTIRRIDAEPGLMQVRISQPEGMPSALAAVRELGQPVVSLTGGFGESTLDVSGSGDIITVRLSEAEQAATNDRTLQQSIEIVRRRVDEAGTREPTIQRQGADRILIQVPGIGSAQELKELIGTTARLTFHPVVGRASGPDEDVESRQIILPSIEEGEGYYILEETPVVSGDDLVDSQPGFDQQTGEAIVTFRFNPSGARAFGDYTAANIGAPFAIVLDNEVISAPVIRSAITGGAGQISGNFTVEGSTELAILLRAGALPAEMTFLEERTIGPELGADSVQAGQTAALIAFAAVLIFMIASYGLFGVFASIALVLNVGLIFGVLSLIGATLTLPGIAGIVLTIGMAVDANVLVFERIREELKTAKGPARAIELGYERALSAIIDANITTFIIATILFVLGSGPVRGFSVTLGIGIATSVFTAIYVTRLLLVFWFERRRPKTIEV; this is encoded by the coding sequence ATGCTGCAGATCCCTCTCTGGAACCGGCTGTTCATTGTTCTGACGGTTCTTGTGGGCCTGAGTTTCGCGATGCCGAACTTCTTCTACGGCACGGTAGAGCGGCACAACGATGCGCTGGCCGAGATCGAGCGGACGGGCATCGAGACGCCCGAGCAGACGGCAGATATCGCGGCCTGGCCAAGCTTTCTGCCGGCGACGCTGGTGAACCTGGGTCTGGACCTGCGCGGCGGTGCGCATCTGCTCGCGGAAGTGCGGGTCGAAGACGTCTACGTGCAGCGGATGGACAGCCTGTGGCCAGAGGTGCGCGACGCGCTGCGGGAGTTGCGCGACGTTGTCGGCACGATCCGCCGTATCGATGCAGAGCCGGGCTTGATGCAGGTGCGCATCAGCCAGCCCGAGGGGATGCCTTCGGCCCTGGCCGCCGTGCGGGAGTTGGGCCAGCCCGTGGTCAGCCTGACGGGCGGCTTTGGCGAAAGCACGCTGGATGTCAGCGGGTCTGGCGACATCATCACGGTACGCCTCAGCGAGGCAGAGCAGGCAGCGACCAACGACCGGACGTTGCAGCAAAGCATCGAGATCGTGCGCCGCCGCGTAGACGAGGCGGGCACGCGGGAGCCGACCATTCAACGCCAGGGCGCGGACCGCATCCTGATCCAGGTGCCGGGGATCGGGTCGGCGCAGGAGTTGAAAGAGCTGATAGGGACGACCGCTCGGCTGACATTCCACCCCGTCGTGGGCCGCGCCAGCGGGCCCGATGAGGACGTGGAAAGCCGCCAGATCATCCTGCCCTCCATCGAGGAAGGCGAAGGGTACTACATCCTGGAAGAGACGCCCGTGGTGTCGGGCGATGACCTTGTGGACAGCCAGCCAGGGTTCGACCAACAGACCGGCGAAGCGATCGTCACCTTCCGCTTCAACCCCTCGGGCGCGCGGGCGTTTGGCGATTACACGGCGGCCAATATCGGCGCGCCCTTCGCCATTGTCCTCGATAACGAGGTGATCAGCGCGCCGGTGATCCGGTCGGCGATCACGGGCGGTGCGGGGCAGATCAGCGGCAACTTCACCGTGGAAGGCTCCACCGAGCTGGCAATCCTGCTGCGCGCGGGCGCACTGCCTGCGGAAATGACGTTCCTGGAAGAGCGCACCATCGGGCCGGAACTGGGTGCCGACAGCGTGCAGGCGGGCCAGACAGCGGCGCTGATCGCGTTTGCCGCCGTGCTGATCTTCATGATCGCCAGCTACGGGTTGTTCGGCGTGTTCGCCAGCATCGCACTTGTCCTGAACGTGGGGCTGATTTTCGGCGTGCTGTCGTTGATCGGGGCCACGTTGACGCTGCCGGGCATCGCGGGGATCGTGTTGACCATCGGTATGGCGGTGGACGCCAACGTGCTGGTGTTCGAGCGGATCCGCGAAGAACTCAAGACCGCCAAGGGCCCGGCAAGGGCCATCGAACTAGGCTACGAGCGCGCCCTGAGCGCCATCATCGACGCCAACATCACCACCTTCATCATCGCGACGATCCTGTTTGTTCTGGGCTCTGGCCCCGTGCGCGGATTCTCGGTCACGCTGGGGATCGGCATTGCCACCTCGGTCTTCACGGCCATCTACGTCACGCGCCTGCTGCTTGTGTTCTGGTTCGAACGCCGCCGCCCCAAAACGATCGAGGTCTGA
- a CDS encoding DUF817 domain-containing protein, whose protein sequence is MADTGVAKLERITARALGFVVFFAKLLYAALFGVMILSAIILTRLIWNPDWALARYDALVIFAVVTQIVFIWRGLETWEEAKVIAIFHITGTLMEIFKLAQGSWDYPDQGILEIGGVPLFSGFMYASVGSFIARSIRLFHIQFAPYPAFWMTYLLAVAIYVNFYTHHYTYDIRWVLFAATLVLFWRTRIWFFIRDTPRAIRLPVGAFLSAWLLWVAENVGTFTRTWTYEVQGDYGLVDIGKFGSWYLLLFVAFVTVTLVVRDAMHPHPIHAPSRGIAPTRN, encoded by the coding sequence ATGGCTGACACGGGCGTTGCGAAACTGGAACGAATCACGGCGCGCGCGCTCGGGTTCGTGGTGTTTTTCGCCAAACTTCTCTATGCGGCGCTGTTTGGCGTGATGATCCTGAGCGCGATCATCCTGACCCGATTGATCTGGAACCCGGACTGGGCGCTGGCGCGCTACGACGCGCTGGTGATCTTTGCCGTCGTCACGCAGATCGTGTTCATCTGGCGCGGGCTGGAGACGTGGGAGGAGGCGAAAGTCATCGCGATCTTCCACATCACCGGCACGTTGATGGAGATCTTCAAGCTGGCGCAAGGGTCCTGGGACTATCCCGATCAGGGCATTCTGGAAATCGGCGGCGTGCCGCTGTTTTCGGGGTTCATGTATGCCAGCGTGGGCAGCTTCATCGCGCGGTCCATCCGGCTTTTTCACATCCAGTTCGCGCCCTACCCGGCGTTTTGGATGACGTATCTGCTGGCCGTCGCCATCTACGTGAATTTCTACACCCACCACTACACCTACGACATTCGGTGGGTCCTGTTCGCCGCCACGCTGGTCCTGTTCTGGCGCACGCGGATCTGGTTCTTCATCCGCGACACGCCCCGCGCCATCCGCCTGCCCGTGGGCGCGTTCCTGTCGGCATGGCTTTTGTGGGTGGCTGAGAACGTGGGCACCTTCACCCGGACCTGGACCTACGAGGTGCAGGGCGACTATGGGTTGGTGGATATCGGCAAGTTCGGGTCGTGGTACCTGTTGCTGTTCGTGGCCTTCGTCACGGTCACGCTGGTGGTGCGCGATGCGATGCACCCGCACCCGATCCACGCGCCTTCACGCGGAATTGCCCCCACGCGAAATTGA
- a CDS encoding Mth938-like domain-containing protein, which yields MRMNEVQFDDSAPVDGYGPGFFRVGSEVFNGAVLLLPSGAKGWAGFEDTGALVAAASEVDVLLLGTGAEIAHPPVALRQAVEAAGMGLEVMASPAACRTYNVLLAEGRRVGVAMLPV from the coding sequence ATGCGTATGAACGAAGTGCAGTTTGACGACTCGGCGCCTGTCGATGGCTACGGCCCCGGTTTCTTCCGGGTCGGGAGTGAGGTGTTCAACGGTGCGGTGCTGCTGCTGCCGTCGGGGGCCAAGGGGTGGGCCGGGTTCGAGGATACGGGCGCGTTGGTGGCTGCGGCGTCCGAGGTCGACGTGCTTCTGTTGGGCACCGGGGCCGAGATCGCGCATCCCCCCGTGGCCTTGCGCCAGGCGGTGGAAGCGGCCGGGATGGGGCTGGAGGTCATGGCCTCGCCCGCCGCGTGCCGGACGTACAACGTGCTGCTGGCCGAAGGGCGCCGCGTGGGCGTAGCGATGTTGCCCGTTTAG
- the secF gene encoding protein translocase subunit SecF — MRLRLVPQETNFDFFKYARATFGASVVAVIASLAIWLLVGLNFGIDFLGGTTIRTDSTVQVDVADYRAALEPLGLGDVVISEVFDPNFADDQHVVTVRIQAQEGAEAVTPEIIAAIEAALQASVDPAMTFPSVESVGPKVSGELIQTAILAVLASLGAILVYIWLRFEWQFSVGAVAALIHDVILTIGVFSLFQIRFDLATIAALLTIVGYSINDTVVIFDRLRENLIKYKQTALRDVMNLSANETLSRTLMTSGTTLIALIALLVLGGDVIRGFVFAIAWGVIVGTYSSIYVAKNVVLMIGVKRDWSKPSDGGAGGPGGTQFANIDA, encoded by the coding sequence ATGCGCCTTCGTCTAGTCCCGCAAGAGACCAACTTCGACTTCTTCAAATATGCCCGCGCGACCTTCGGGGCGTCCGTCGTGGCCGTCATCGCCTCGCTCGCGATCTGGCTTTTGGTCGGCCTCAACTTCGGGATCGACTTCCTGGGGGGCACCACGATCCGCACCGATAGCACGGTGCAGGTGGATGTGGCCGACTACCGCGCGGCGCTGGAGCCTTTGGGCCTGGGCGATGTGGTGATCTCGGAAGTGTTCGACCCGAACTTCGCCGATGACCAGCACGTCGTCACGGTCCGCATTCAGGCGCAAGAGGGCGCGGAGGCGGTCACGCCCGAGATCATCGCCGCCATCGAGGCGGCGTTGCAGGCCTCCGTTGACCCCGCCATGACCTTTCCCAGCGTTGAGTCCGTGGGCCCCAAGGTTTCGGGTGAGTTGATCCAGACGGCCATCCTTGCCGTGCTGGCGTCCCTTGGCGCGATCCTTGTCTACATCTGGCTGCGGTTCGAGTGGCAGTTCTCGGTCGGCGCGGTCGCGGCCCTGATCCATGACGTGATTCTGACCATCGGCGTTTTCAGCCTGTTCCAGATCCGCTTTGACCTGGCCACCATCGCCGCGCTGCTGACCATCGTGGGCTATTCGATCAACGACACGGTGGTGATCTTCGACCGCCTGCGCGAGAACCTGATCAAGTACAAGCAAACGGCCCTGCGCGATGTGATGAACCTGTCGGCGAACGAGACCCTCAGCCGCACGTTGATGACGTCGGGCACCACGCTGATCGCGCTGATCGCGCTGCTGGTTCTGGGCGGTGACGTGATCCGGGGTTTTGTCTTTGCCATTGCCTGGGGTGTGATCGTGGGAACGTATTCGTCGATCTACGTGGCCAAGAATGTCGTCCTGATGATCGGCGTGAAGCGCGATTGGTCGAAGCCCTCGGATGGGGGCGCGGGCGGCCCGGGCGGGACGCAATTCGCCAACATCGATGCCTGA
- a CDS encoding sulfite exporter TauE/SafE family protein — protein sequence MPEALALALATPGLLWVCAAACLSGLVYGFAGFGSALVFMPLAVIFLPPPLAIAAFSLSALASLFTMIPKAWPKADQRQTILMVAASLVTMPLGVALLRWTPEVTIRACVCGLTLLTLAALVAGWKVPLRGGTPLRAAVGAMSGITGGSTGLNGPPVILFNLGTDQPVEVTRANLACFLTFNALFLMPMMYIQGAIDGFAVWVGALMLLPYAAGTMIGTALFRPEAAGVYKTAAYILIALAGIMGLPIWGA from the coding sequence ATGCCTGAGGCCCTCGCGCTGGCCTTGGCGACCCCGGGGTTGCTATGGGTCTGCGCGGCGGCGTGTCTATCCGGGCTGGTCTACGGTTTTGCGGGCTTCGGCTCGGCCCTTGTCTTCATGCCCTTGGCGGTGATCTTCCTGCCGCCGCCCCTGGCGATTGCCGCCTTCTCTCTGTCGGCGCTGGCCTCGTTATTCACGATGATCCCCAAGGCCTGGCCCAAGGCGGACCAGCGCCAGACGATCCTGATGGTCGCGGCCTCGCTGGTGACGATGCCGCTTGGCGTGGCGCTGTTGCGCTGGACGCCCGAAGTGACGATCCGCGCCTGCGTCTGTGGCCTGACCCTGCTGACGCTGGCCGCGCTGGTGGCCGGGTGGAAGGTGCCCCTGCGTGGCGGCACGCCGCTGCGCGCGGCGGTGGGGGCGATGTCGGGGATCACGGGCGGCTCCACCGGGCTGAACGGCCCGCCGGTCATCCTGTTCAACCTTGGCACCGATCAACCGGTAGAGGTGACGCGCGCCAATCTGGCCTGTTTCCTGACCTTCAACGCCCTGTTCCTGATGCCGATGATGTATATTCAAGGCGCCATCGACGGGTTTGCCGTTTGGGTCGGCGCGCTGATGCTGCTGCCCTATGCGGCGGGCACGATGATCGGGACGGCGCTGTTTCGCCCCGAGGCGGCTGGTGTCTACAAGACGGCGGCCTATATTCTGATCGCACTGGCGGGCATCATGGGCCTGCCGATTTGGGGAGCGTGA
- a CDS encoding VOC family protein produces MTIKYLHTMVRVKDLDASIAFFKLLGLEETRRMDSEGGRFTLVFMTPPGQENAHVELTYNWDGDEGLPSDSRHFGHLAYRVDDIYAMCQHLQDNGVTINRPPRDGHMAFVRSPDNISIELLQEGEALAPAEPWASMENTGHW; encoded by the coding sequence ATGACGATCAAATACCTTCACACCATGGTGCGGGTCAAAGACCTCGACGCCTCCATCGCGTTTTTCAAGCTTCTGGGGCTGGAGGAAACCCGCCGCATGGACAGCGAAGGCGGGCGCTTCACCTTGGTGTTCATGACGCCGCCGGGCCAGGAAAACGCCCATGTGGAGCTGACCTACAACTGGGACGGCGACGAAGGCCTGCCAAGCGACAGTCGCCATTTCGGGCACCTCGCCTACCGCGTCGATGACATCTACGCCATGTGCCAGCACCTCCAGGACAACGGCGTCACCATCAACCGCCCGCCGCGCGATGGGCACATGGCCTTCGTGCGCTCGCCCGACAACATCTCGATCGAGCTGTTGCAGGAGGGGGAGGCGCTGGCCCCGGCCGAGCCTTGGGCCTCGATGGAGAATACAGGGCACTGGTGA
- a CDS encoding DUF1194 domain-containing protein — MAHLPLGAMAAAACLFAASPGAAQDQCRLALQLGLDVSASVDQAEYRLQADGLAAALLDPVVTEAFLNGPGPVALSIFEWSGRFQQEVIIDWTLIRTEADLLAVAERVASATRGSQDFPTALGYALGFAATRFREAPVCLFQTLDISGDGQNNDGFPPVAAYEHFDFNGVTVNGLAIGGASREIEEYYAAEVIHGPGAFVEYALNHDDFAEAMRRKLERELRAMIFGEASPPPLSP; from the coding sequence ATGGCCCACCTGCCCCTCGGCGCTATGGCTGCGGCCGCGTGCCTCTTCGCCGCATCTCCGGGTGCGGCGCAGGACCAGTGTCGGCTGGCGCTTCAATTGGGGCTGGATGTCTCGGCCTCCGTCGATCAGGCGGAATACCGGTTGCAGGCCGACGGCTTGGCAGCGGCGCTTCTGGACCCCGTCGTGACCGAGGCGTTCCTGAACGGCCCCGGCCCCGTCGCCCTGTCGATCTTCGAATGGTCCGGGCGCTTCCAGCAGGAGGTCATCATTGATTGGACGCTGATCCGGACCGAGGCCGATCTGCTGGCCGTGGCCGAGCGGGTCGCCTCTGCCACCCGTGGCAGCCAGGATTTCCCCACGGCCCTTGGCTACGCCCTTGGCTTTGCCGCCACCCGGTTCCGCGAAGCGCCGGTGTGCCTGTTCCAGACCCTCGACATCTCGGGCGATGGACAAAACAACGACGGCTTCCCCCCCGTCGCGGCCTACGAGCACTTTGATTTCAACGGCGTCACGGTCAATGGCCTGGCCATCGGCGGCGCCTCCCGCGAGATCGAGGAATACTACGCCGCCGAGGTCATCCACGGCCCCGGTGCCTTCGTGGAATACGCCCTGAACCACGACGACTTCGCCGAAGCCATGCGCCGCAAGCTGGAGCGGGAATTGCGGGCGATGATTTTTGGGGAGGCGTCCCCGCCGCCCCTTTCGCCCTAA
- a CDS encoding arsenate reductase family protein, with protein sequence MRIFGLKACDTCRKAAKALGAELVDIRATPLDPVQIAAFHAAFGEALVNKRSTTWRELSEAERAMDPVALVTAHPAVMKRPVIEKGGALTLGWTKDVQAHYGV encoded by the coding sequence ATGCGCATTTTTGGGTTGAAGGCCTGTGACACGTGCCGAAAAGCGGCGAAAGCGTTGGGCGCAGAGTTGGTGGACATCCGTGCGACGCCGCTGGATCCGGTGCAGATCGCGGCGTTCCACGCGGCGTTCGGAGAGGCGCTGGTCAACAAACGCTCCACCACATGGCGGGAGTTGTCGGAGGCGGAGCGCGCGATGGACCCGGTGGCGCTGGTCACGGCGCATCCGGCGGTGATGAAACGCCCGGTGATCGAGAAGGGCGGCGCGTTGACGCTGGGGTGGACCAAGGACGTGCAGGCGCACTACGGGGTCTGA
- the yajC gene encoding preprotein translocase subunit YajC, translated as MEAFGQVVPLILILVIMYFFLIRPQQKKVKDHQAMVEALRRGDEVVTQGGLIGKITKVKDETEVEVEIAKDVKIRVLRPTIAQVRSKTEPAND; from the coding sequence ATGGAAGCCTTCGGCCAGGTCGTTCCGCTGATCCTGATCCTCGTGATCATGTATTTCTTCCTTATCCGCCCTCAGCAGAAGAAGGTGAAGGACCATCAGGCGATGGTCGAGGCGCTCCGGCGCGGGGATGAGGTTGTCACCCAGGGCGGGTTGATCGGCAAGATCACCAAGGTCAAGGACGAGACCGAGGTCGAGGTCGAGATCGCGAAAGACGTGAAGATCCGCGTGTTGCGGCCGACGATTGCGCAGGTCCGCTCCAAGACCGAGCCTGCCAACGACTGA
- the thyX gene encoding FAD-dependent thymidylate synthase — translation MPLTPEQLQDIQNARANPQPTLRAVSPGMEQHLYEAKPVLDHGFVRVIDYMGDDSAIVQAARVSYGAGTKHVSNDEGLIRYLMRHWHSTPFEMCEIKLHVKLPVFVARQWIRHRTANVNEYSARYSILDREFYIPRVEDLAAQSVVNNQGRGEALTGEEAERVLRYLKDDAGRAYDHYEEMISDEGQQGLARELARMNLPANIYTQWYWKVDLHNLFHFLRLRADSHAQYEIRVYADAICEMVKDWVPAAYGAFEDYRMGGVQLSGKGVEVLKRRLAGEAVTQETSGMSKGEWREFEGVFG, via the coding sequence ATGCCGCTGACCCCTGAACAACTGCAGGATATCCAGAACGCCCGCGCCAATCCCCAGCCGACCCTGCGCGCGGTGTCCCCGGGGATGGAACAGCACCTCTACGAGGCCAAGCCGGTGCTGGACCACGGCTTCGTGCGGGTGATCGACTATATGGGCGACGACAGCGCCATCGTGCAGGCCGCCCGCGTGTCCTACGGGGCGGGGACCAAGCATGTGTCCAATGACGAGGGGCTGATCCGCTACCTGATGCGGCACTGGCATTCGACCCCGTTCGAGATGTGCGAAATCAAGCTGCACGTGAAACTGCCCGTTTTCGTGGCGCGGCAGTGGATCAGGCACCGGACGGCGAATGTGAACGAGTACTCGGCGCGCTATTCGATCCTGGACCGGGAGTTCTACATCCCGAGGGTGGAGGATCTGGCGGCGCAGTCCGTGGTCAACAACCAGGGCCGGGGCGAGGCGCTGACCGGCGAAGAGGCCGAGCGTGTGCTGCGCTACCTCAAGGACGACGCGGGGCGGGCCTATGATCACTATGAAGAGATGATCTCGGATGAAGGCCAACAAGGTTTGGCGCGCGAGTTGGCGCGGATGAACCTGCCCGCGAACATCTACACCCAATGGTACTGGAAGGTGGACCTGCACAACCTGTTCCATTTCCTGCGGCTGCGGGCGGATAGCCACGCGCAATACGAGATCCGCGTCTACGCCGATGCGATCTGCGAAATGGTCAAGGACTGGGTCCCAGCGGCTTATGGCGCGTTTGAGGACTACCGCATGGGCGGGGTCCAGTTGTCTGGGAAGGGCGTCGAGGTGTTGAAGCGGCGTCTGGCGGGCGAGGCGGTGACGCAGGAGACGTCAGGGATGAGCAAGGGGGAATGGCGGGAGTTTGAGGGGGTGTTTGGGTGA
- a CDS encoding cold-shock protein, with translation MPSGTVKWFNTTKGFGFIAPDEGGKDVFVHISAVERAGWSDLPDDTKLQYELREGRDGRESAVELVKI, from the coding sequence ATGCCGAGCGGAACTGTGAAGTGGTTCAACACCACGAAAGGATTTGGATTCATCGCCCCCGATGAGGGCGGCAAGGACGTTTTCGTCCACATCTCCGCCGTCGAGCGCGCGGGCTGGAGCGACCTGCCCGACGACACGAAACTGCAATATGAGCTGCGCGAGGGCCGGGATGGCCGGGAGAGTGCGGTGGAGTTGGTGAAGATCTGA